Genomic segment of Candidatus Omnitrophota bacterium:
TACAGGCACTTGATGGTCATCAAAGATATCCAGGGAATGCCTTTAGGGGATCTACAATGCAGGCCTCCCCATGATATTACTGGCCAAGGTATTACTCAGAATTTCCCCCGGGGAAAAGGCAGGGATACCATCATAAAGTTGATGCAGGACTCGCGTAAAGTTTTGGAAGGGCATGAAATAAATCTGGTGAGGATTGACCTAAAAGAGAACCCTGCGAATATGATTTGGCTGTGGGGCCAGGGCAAAAAACCAAATATGCCTACGTTTCGTGAAAAATACGGCCTGACAGGCAGCGTAATCTCCGCGGTAGATTTAATCAGGGGCTTAGGCAGGATAATAGGGTTAGAGGTGATTAAAGTTGCGGGTGCTACCGGTTATTATGATACTGATTATGAAGGCAAGGCCAGGGCAGCATTAAAGTCCTTAGAAAAAGACGATTTTACTTTTGTGCATGTGGAAGCGCCTGATGAGGCCGGGCACAACGGGGATTTAAGAGAGAAGATTACTGCTATTGAAAGGTTTGACCAGTTGGTAGCCGGCACAATATTGAATGCCTTAAAACATAAAGATAATTTCCGTATCCTAGTTTTACCTGACCATGCCACGCCGGTTTCGGTCAGGACCCATACCGCTGACGTAGTGCCTTTCGGGATATTCGGTAAAGGGATCGTCGGTAGGGGTTTTTTGAATTACAGCGAAAAAGAAGCAGAGAAGTCAGACCTGTATTTTGAGCAGGGCCATGAATTAATGGATTATTTTATCAAGGCGAGCGAAGCTTAAATATATGAATTCTCTCATCATTGTTTTTGTTACGCTGATATTGTTCTTCTGGGCTTATAGGTTTTATGCTGCCAAGTTTATATTATTATGGCAGG
This window contains:
- a CDS encoding cofactor-independent phosphoglycerate mutase, coding for MKYIVLVGDGMADYPLKELGERTPLEVARTPNMDFIAKHGRLGRIKTIPKDMAPASDVANISIFGYNPAEYYTGRGPLEAANLGIDLKEDEVAFRCNLITVSGDRLVDYSAGHINSKEAAVLIKFIDRSLGSQEIKFYPGVSYRHLMVIKDIQGMPLGDLQCRPPHDITGQGITQNFPRGKGRDTIIKLMQDSRKVLEGHEINLVRIDLKENPANMIWLWGQGKKPNMPTFREKYGLTGSVISAVDLIRGLGRIIGLEVIKVAGATGYYDTDYEGKARAALKSLEKDDFTFVHVEAPDEAGHNGDLREKITAIERFDQLVAGTILNALKHKDNFRILVLPDHATPVSVRTHTADVVPFGIFGKGIVGRGFLNYSEKEAEKSDLYFEQGHELMDYFIKASEA